The following are encoded together in the Candidatus Protochlamydia phocaeensis genome:
- the traE gene encoding type IV conjugative transfer system protein TraE, whose translation MNQVFLEKNIQFLIFQRNIFAAISMLLSIALILSSVFLFFKSDRIVIVPPVIEKEFWVDSNGVSPTYLEQMGCFLGQQLLTKSAYSAPMQRAILLRHADASYIGILKQKLLEEEELLKKQSTSYVFYPIETKVNPKTLEVILNGERQVYIAGKQISTDKEAYILQFNFSGSKLLLKRVAFFDRSSDGGSND comes from the coding sequence ATGAATCAGGTTTTTTTAGAGAAAAATATTCAATTTCTTATTTTCCAGCGTAATATTTTTGCCGCTATTTCGATGTTGCTATCCATTGCCTTAATCTTATCCTCAGTTTTTCTATTCTTCAAATCGGATCGTATAGTGATTGTTCCTCCTGTTATAGAAAAAGAATTTTGGGTGGATTCAAATGGCGTTTCTCCAACTTATTTAGAGCAAATGGGATGTTTTTTAGGGCAACAATTATTGACAAAATCCGCTTATTCCGCTCCTATGCAACGAGCCATTCTATTACGTCACGCGGATGCAAGCTACATTGGAATTCTTAAGCAAAAGTTATTAGAAGAAGAAGAATTGTTAAAAAAGCAGAGCACTTCTTATGTCTTTTATCCTATTGAAACTAAAGTTAATCCTAAAACTTTGGAAGTTATCCTAAACGGAGAACGCCAGGTCTATATTGCTGGCAAGCAGATTTCAACAGATAAAGAAGCATATATTCTTCAATTCAATTTTTCTGGCTCAAAGCTATTACTAAAAAGAGTCGCATTCTTTGATCGATCTTCTGATGGGGGATCTAATGATTAA
- the traL gene encoding type IV conjugative transfer system protein TraL: MNAQRHYIFKTLDNPMRVVFWSIDEFLIMVIPLFIGFILANVLILLSGIVLKFFYAKLKKKNSNQSFKHLLYWYLPTHNLKKQGIVKNFPDSHVREFLL, translated from the coding sequence ATGAATGCACAGCGGCATTATATATTTAAGACGCTTGATAATCCAATGAGAGTGGTTTTTTGGAGTATTGATGAATTTCTAATTATGGTCATTCCACTTTTTATTGGATTTATCTTGGCCAACGTTTTAATTCTCTTATCAGGCATCGTTCTTAAATTTTTTTATGCCAAGCTTAAAAAGAAAAATTCTAATCAATCATTCAAACATCTTCTGTATTGGTATCTTCCTACTCATAATTTGAAAAAGCAAGGTATCGTAAAAAACTTTCCTGATTCACATGTAAGGGAATTTCTTCTATGA
- a CDS encoding helix-turn-helix domain-containing protein, with product MSDILNIDEAAQFLRVSKTTLYRYVQSGKIPAFKMGKNWKFHRELLNDWMKNQIQDNSIEFGLDKTKVVSEALEVSARD from the coding sequence ATGTCAGATATATTAAATATTGACGAAGCTGCTCAATTTCTAAGAGTATCCAAAACAACTTTATACCGTTATGTTCAAAGTGGTAAAATTCCAGCCTTTAAAATGGGTAAAAATTGGAAATTCCACCGAGAATTACTCAATGATTGGATGAAAAATCAAATTCAAGATAATTCTATAGAGTTTGGCTTAGATAAAACAAAAGTTGTAAGTGAAGCGCTTGAAGTATCTGCTAGGGATTAG